The Halorientalis sp. IM1011 genome window below encodes:
- a CDS encoding RPA family protein: MAAVPSREVARRVFANEFNDAGYTFKESDDERAPVYLLLPTGERANRIFLVGTLTETEDVGEDSEYWQGRVVDPNGDTFFMYAGQYQPDAASMLRELEPPAYVSVVGKPRTYETDDGEVNVSVRPESITTVDEATRDRWVVETAERTIERIQNYQGADEEEGAAVDEYVQMAREEYDLPVENYRRTAIEALESLEESDEQAEASP, from the coding sequence ATGGCGGCAGTTCCATCCCGAGAGGTCGCCCGGCGCGTGTTCGCGAACGAGTTCAACGACGCCGGTTACACGTTCAAGGAATCCGACGACGAGCGCGCGCCCGTCTACCTCCTGCTCCCGACTGGCGAGCGGGCCAACCGGATCTTCCTGGTGGGCACGCTCACCGAGACGGAGGACGTGGGCGAGGACAGCGAGTACTGGCAGGGGCGGGTCGTCGACCCGAACGGCGACACGTTCTTCATGTACGCCGGGCAGTACCAGCCCGACGCCGCCTCGATGCTCAGAGAGCTGGAACCGCCGGCCTACGTCTCGGTCGTGGGCAAACCCCGCACCTACGAGACCGACGACGGCGAGGTGAACGTCTCGGTCAGGCCGGAGTCGATCACGACTGTGGACGAGGCCACCCGTGACCGCTGGGTCGTCGAGACCGCCGAGCGGACCATCGAGCGCATCCAGAACTACCAGGGCGCCGACGAGGAAGAAGGTGCCGCAGTCGACGAGTACGTCCAGATGGCTCGCGAGGAGTACGATCTACCGGTCGAGAACTACCGGCGGACGGCCATCGAGGCGCTGGAGAGTCTGGAGGAGAGCGACGAGCAGGCCGAGGCCTCGCCCTGA
- a CDS encoding DegT/DnrJ/EryC1/StrS family aminotransferase: MYVPDRPRFRPTWLASGRSTTPSWLTDERWLPAGNRELYARASGGLYAALGRLDPPSGPALLPAYVPRAVVRAFRSREYEIAYYPVTADLTLPAAAVAERIEALEPAAVVFVDYFGFRDEALPALAERARAVGATVVEDCARGAFSRDPDGEPLGSTGDLAIYSLHKTLPVPNGGLVVARDIDLPAPDGSVPERRDVLTSGVDGALSRLGIPPAALVGCSGPERAAATVGGGPDRSDERFRIRRPGRATIRGLHRCDPARIQSRRLDAYRDLRRLVGRVDGVDLLTPTAHEGACPFGLAISGPGREWRDALYRKLRRAGVPIKVFQWPPLSPAAASDGAQRLRNCACVVPTHRAFPPAARRRLTRALERVPGD; encoded by the coding sequence ATGTACGTCCCTGATCGGCCGCGGTTCAGACCGACGTGGCTCGCGTCCGGTCGGTCCACGACCCCGTCGTGGCTGACCGACGAGCGGTGGCTCCCGGCGGGCAACCGCGAACTGTACGCGCGAGCGAGTGGGGGTCTGTACGCTGCGCTGGGCCGGCTGGACCCACCATCGGGACCAGCACTGTTGCCGGCGTACGTCCCCCGGGCCGTCGTCCGGGCGTTCCGGAGCCGCGAGTACGAGATAGCGTACTACCCCGTGACCGCCGATCTCACGCTTCCGGCGGCGGCCGTCGCGGAACGAATCGAGGCCCTCGAGCCCGCCGCGGTCGTGTTCGTCGACTACTTCGGCTTCCGCGACGAGGCCCTGCCAGCCCTCGCCGAGCGGGCCAGGGCCGTCGGTGCGACAGTCGTCGAGGACTGTGCGCGCGGAGCCTTCAGCCGCGACCCGGACGGGGAGCCCCTGGGGTCGACCGGGGATCTGGCGATCTACAGCCTCCACAAGACGCTGCCGGTGCCCAACGGCGGCCTCGTCGTCGCCCGGGATATCGATCTCCCGGCCCCGGACGGGTCGGTCCCGGAGCGGCGAGACGTACTGACCAGTGGCGTCGACGGAGCGCTCTCCCGACTCGGGATCCCGCCCGCGGCGCTGGTGGGGTGTTCGGGACCGGAGCGAGCGGCGGCCACGGTCGGCGGCGGTCCCGATCGGTCCGACGAGCGATTCCGGATCCGAAGGCCGGGGCGGGCGACGATCCGCGGTCTTCACCGCTGTGACCCGGCCCGGATCCAGTCCCGTCGGCTGGACGCCTACCGCGACCTCCGGCGGCTGGTCGGTCGCGTCGACGGCGTCGACCTTCTCACCCCGACCGCACATGAGGGGGCGTGTCCGTTCGGACTCGCAATCAGCGGGCCGGGTCGCGAGTGGCGTGACGCGCTCTACCGGAAACTCCGCCGCGCTGGCGTCCCGATCAAGGTCTTCCAGTGGCCGCCGCTGTCCCCGGCGGCGGCGAGCGACGGCGCACAACGGCTCCGGAACTGCGCGTGTGTCGTCCCGACACATCGAGCGTTCCCGCCGGCGGCACGCCGTCGGCTGACGCGGGCGCTCGAACGGGTCCCGGGTGACTGA
- a CDS encoding CopG family transcriptional regulator, with product MGNKNKTISFRVSQEKFETLREIAEERDLSLSAVFRDYVDLLVAHDGQVEVVPEHEITDSTDTSGTSFPPKVEVPKSFVREHERLELEAEHLREQLEEHKRYVTKLRQELDEHEDGEEVIQLEDLDGDEDEEEDPSYRIGSSFDESL from the coding sequence ATGGGCAACAAAAACAAGACGATCTCATTTCGCGTGAGCCAGGAGAAGTTCGAGACGCTCCGCGAGATCGCCGAGGAGCGAGATCTCTCGCTCTCGGCCGTCTTCCGCGACTACGTGGACCTGCTCGTTGCCCACGACGGCCAGGTCGAGGTCGTCCCGGAACACGAGATTACGGATAGTACCGACACGAGCGGGACGAGTTTCCCGCCGAAGGTCGAAGTCCCCAAGAGCTTCGTCCGCGAACACGAGCGGCTGGAACTGGAGGCCGAACACCTCCGTGAACAGCTCGAAGAGCACAAACGCTACGTGACGAAACTCCGGCAGGAACTCGACGAACACGAGGACGGCGAGGAGGTCATTCAGCTCGAAGACCTCGACGGCGACGAGGACGAGGAGGAAGACCCCTCGTATCGGATCGGCAGCAGCTTCGACGAGTCGCTCTGA